In Tamandua tetradactyla isolate mTamTet1 chromosome 7, mTamTet1.pri, whole genome shotgun sequence, the following are encoded in one genomic region:
- the CYB5R3 gene encoding NADH-cytochrome b5 reductase 3 isoform X1 has product MKLFQRSGPAITLESPDVKYPLRLIDKEVVSHDTRRFRFALPSPQHVLGLPIGQHIYLSARIDGNLVIRPYTPVSSDDDKGYVDLVIKVYFKDTHPKFPAGGKMSQYLESMKIGDTIEFRGPNGLLVYQGKGKFAIRPDKKSSPVITTVKSVGMIAGGTGITPMLQVIRAILKDPADHTVCHLLFANQTEKDILLRPELEELRNEHSARFKLWYTVDKAPDAWDYSQGFVNEEMVRDHLPPPEEEPLVLMCGPPPMIQYACLPSLERVGHPKERCFAF; this is encoded by the exons ATGAAGCTGTTCCAGCGCTCCGGCCCAGCCATCACCCTTGAGAGCCCGGACGTCAAGTACCCACTGCGGCTCATCGATAAGGAG GTCGTCAGCCATGACACCCGGCGGTTCCGCTTCGCCCTGCCGTCGCCCCAGCACGTCCTGGGCCTCCCCATCG GCCAGCACATCTACCTCTCGGCTCGAATCGACGGCAACCTGGTCATCCGGCCCTACACGCCCGTCTCCAGCGACGACGACAAGGGCTATGTGGACCTGGTCATAAAG GTTTACTTCAAAGACACCCATCCCAAGTTTCCTGCTGGAGGGAAGATGTCCCAGTACCTGGAAAGCATGAAGATTGGAGACACCATTGAGTTCCGGGGCCCGAATGGGCTGCTGGTCTACCAGGGCAAAG gAAAGTTCGCCATCCGTCCAGACAAGAAGTCCAGCCCTGTCATCACGACGGTCAAGTCTGTCGGCATGATTGCGGGAGGAACGG GCATCACCCCGATGCTGCAGGTGATCCGCGCCATCCTGAAGGACCCGGCTGACCACACCGTGTGCCACCTGCTCTTCGCCAACCAG ACCGAGAAGGACATTCTGCTGCGGCCTGAGCTGGAGGAGCTGAGGAACGAGCATTCCGCCCGCTTCAAGCTCTGGTACACGGTGGACAAAGCCCCTGATG CCTGGGACTACAGCCAGGGCTTCGTGAACGAGGAGATGGTCCGGGACCACCTGCCGCCGCCGGAGGAGGAGCCGCTGGTACTGATGTGCGGCCCCCCGCCCATGATCCAGTACGCCTGCCTGCCCAGCCTGGAGCGCGTGGGCCACCCCAAGGAGCGCTGCTTTGCCTTCTGA
- the CYB5R3 gene encoding NADH-cytochrome b5 reductase 3 isoform X2, whose protein sequence is MGAQLSTLGHVVLSPVWFLYSLLMKLFQRSGPAITLESPDVKYPLRLIDKEVVSHDTRRFRFALPSPQHVLGLPIGQHIYLSARIDGNLVIRPYTPVSSDDDKGYVDLVIKVYFKDTHPKFPAGGKMSQYLESMKIGDTIEFRGPNGLLVYQGKGKFAIRPDKKSSPVITTVKSVGMIAGGTGITPMLQVIRAILKDPADHTVCHLLFANQTEKDILLRPELEELRNEHSARFKLWYTVDKAPDAWDYSQGFVNEEMVRDHLPPPEEEPLVLMCGPPPMIQYACLPSLERVGHPKERCFAF, encoded by the exons TTGGGCCACGTGGTGCTCTCCCCAGTCTGGTTCCTCTATAGCCTGCTCATGAAGCTGTTCCAGCGCTCCGGCCCAGCCATCACCCTTGAGAGCCCGGACGTCAAGTACCCACTGCGGCTCATCGATAAGGAG GTCGTCAGCCATGACACCCGGCGGTTCCGCTTCGCCCTGCCGTCGCCCCAGCACGTCCTGGGCCTCCCCATCG GCCAGCACATCTACCTCTCGGCTCGAATCGACGGCAACCTGGTCATCCGGCCCTACACGCCCGTCTCCAGCGACGACGACAAGGGCTATGTGGACCTGGTCATAAAG GTTTACTTCAAAGACACCCATCCCAAGTTTCCTGCTGGAGGGAAGATGTCCCAGTACCTGGAAAGCATGAAGATTGGAGACACCATTGAGTTCCGGGGCCCGAATGGGCTGCTGGTCTACCAGGGCAAAG gAAAGTTCGCCATCCGTCCAGACAAGAAGTCCAGCCCTGTCATCACGACGGTCAAGTCTGTCGGCATGATTGCGGGAGGAACGG GCATCACCCCGATGCTGCAGGTGATCCGCGCCATCCTGAAGGACCCGGCTGACCACACCGTGTGCCACCTGCTCTTCGCCAACCAG ACCGAGAAGGACATTCTGCTGCGGCCTGAGCTGGAGGAGCTGAGGAACGAGCATTCCGCCCGCTTCAAGCTCTGGTACACGGTGGACAAAGCCCCTGATG CCTGGGACTACAGCCAGGGCTTCGTGAACGAGGAGATGGTCCGGGACCACCTGCCGCCGCCGGAGGAGGAGCCGCTGGTACTGATGTGCGGCCCCCCGCCCATGATCCAGTACGCCTGCCTGCCCAGCCTGGAGCGCGTGGGCCACCCCAAGGAGCGCTGCTTTGCCTTCTGA